In one window of Eggerthella guodeyinii DNA:
- a CDS encoding FMN-binding protein: MKKQIAVAACCLAVSVNPLLTGCSPSASAEQASTGIESEQERSQSQDAAAVSEQKKQDAPAASYKDGTYVGSGTGMGGPIDVTLTVADGHVTVDEIVESGETAGIGGKEAIEDGTFKAQIEDAQSADIDGITGATMTTGGVRRAVEAALAQAK, from the coding sequence ATGAAGAAGCAGATAGCCGTCGCGGCGTGCTGCCTTGCGGTGTCGGTGAACCCGCTGCTGACCGGTTGCAGCCCGAGCGCCTCGGCGGAACAGGCCAGCACGGGCATCGAATCGGAGCAGGAGCGAAGCCAAAGCCAGGATGCAGCAGCGGTGTCGGAGCAGAAAAAGCAGGATGCGCCAGCTGCAAGCTACAAGGATGGCACGTACGTCGGCTCGGGCACGGGCATGGGCGGCCCCATCGACGTGACGCTCACGGTCGCCGACGGGCACGTGACGGTCGACGAGATCGTCGAGTCAGGCGAGACGGCCGGCATCGGCGGCAAGGAGGCCATCGAGGACGGCACGTTCAAGGCGCAGATCGAAGACGCGCAGTCGGCCGACATCGACGGCATCACCGGCGCCACCATGACCACAGGCGGCGTGAGGAGGGCCGTCGAGGCAGCGCTCGCCCAGGCGAAGTAG
- a CDS encoding FAD-binding protein: MNMNRRQFCALGTAGALAAIAGGASVGCTSGNEGAKEGAGSPAAASARAIGDADVSFGQEVDALVVGAGISGMLAAIDPAAAGLDVLIVEQNSTYGGDAMYSAACQMCTTAKLTQEERPDKYMSADQIREKFAPYYENDEAGLERTVLMQTWGGKFIDLMHYDWGYQFQELRESPYHQAFFPKNGLCTMKDEFELINQKVIEAGASYLFETTFKTLIVDDEGTIAGARFVAKDGSVVDIKAKAVVLAAGGYISNQEWMVKYAPEWAFVGNIVAGRKGDGIAAGVAAGGTLSGMAASGNLNPRYEAGHMLGTFYPLVGLLPNGKRFYCETAVHNAATGCLAAGYNEWYSIWDNTAQNGLDQEAIAHAGNAVQTADSLEELAEKTGLAIETVQAAFDDYNGICDKQEDPEFGKTLFLQKLEPPYYFLRNVPVRYKSCGGLTVSDRMEVLDGDGNPIPRLYAAGCTAGTEDIVPAAGSGLLLGTVLAEDLA; this comes from the coding sequence ATGAACATGAATCGTCGTCAGTTCTGCGCGCTCGGCACGGCCGGCGCCTTGGCCGCCATCGCCGGAGGGGCGAGCGTAGGCTGCACCTCCGGCAACGAAGGCGCGAAGGAGGGCGCGGGCTCGCCCGCCGCAGCATCGGCCCGCGCCATCGGCGACGCCGACGTGAGCTTCGGACAGGAGGTGGACGCCCTCGTCGTGGGCGCGGGCATCTCCGGTATGCTAGCCGCCATCGACCCCGCCGCCGCGGGCCTCGACGTGCTCATCGTCGAGCAGAATTCCACCTACGGCGGCGACGCCATGTACTCGGCAGCCTGCCAGATGTGCACCACGGCGAAGCTCACGCAGGAGGAGCGCCCCGACAAGTACATGAGCGCCGACCAGATCCGCGAGAAGTTCGCCCCCTACTACGAGAACGACGAAGCGGGGCTCGAGCGCACCGTGCTTATGCAAACCTGGGGCGGGAAGTTCATCGACCTGATGCACTACGACTGGGGCTATCAGTTCCAAGAGTTGCGCGAAAGCCCTTACCATCAGGCGTTTTTTCCCAAGAATGGCCTGTGTACGATGAAGGACGAGTTCGAGCTCATAAACCAGAAGGTCATCGAAGCAGGGGCTTCCTACCTGTTCGAGACCACCTTCAAGACGCTCATCGTGGACGACGAGGGCACCATCGCGGGCGCACGCTTCGTCGCGAAGGACGGGTCGGTCGTCGACATCAAGGCGAAGGCGGTGGTGCTGGCCGCCGGCGGATACATATCGAACCAGGAATGGATGGTGAAGTACGCGCCGGAGTGGGCGTTCGTCGGCAACATCGTGGCCGGTCGCAAGGGCGACGGCATCGCCGCCGGCGTAGCCGCGGGCGGCACGCTCTCGGGCATGGCGGCTTCGGGCAACCTCAACCCGCGCTACGAGGCGGGTCACATGCTGGGTACGTTCTACCCGCTCGTCGGCCTCCTGCCCAACGGCAAGCGTTTCTACTGCGAGACCGCCGTGCACAACGCGGCCACCGGCTGCTTGGCCGCCGGCTACAACGAGTGGTACAGCATCTGGGACAACACGGCGCAGAACGGCCTCGACCAGGAAGCCATCGCACATGCCGGGAACGCCGTGCAAACTGCGGACTCCCTCGAGGAGCTGGCCGAGAAGACGGGGCTCGCGATCGAGACGGTGCAGGCGGCCTTCGACGACTACAACGGCATCTGCGACAAGCAGGAGGATCCCGAGTTCGGCAAGACCCTCTTTCTGCAGAAGCTCGAGCCGCCGTACTACTTCTTGCGCAACGTGCCCGTGCGCTACAAGAGCTGCGGAGGCCTGACGGTGAGCGATCGCATGGAGGTTCTCGACGGCGACGGCAACCCGATCCCCCGCCTTTACGCCGCCGGATGCACCGCCGGCACCGAGGACATCGTCCCCGCCGCCGGCAGCGGCTTGCTGCTGGGCACCGTCCTCGCGGAGGACTTGGCGTAG
- the rnd gene encoding ribonuclease D, which produces MYIANQENLAAFVDRAMHSSVLAIDTEFLREKTYYAKLCLIQLATDDETAIVDPFAVDDLRVLAPVLRNEGVMKLFHAGNQDLEILLREVGVLPHPLFDTQVAAALLGHTQQIGYAALVHAECGVTLKKIDSFTDWSRRPLSESQLEYAADDVVYLPRMYERMRAQLVELGRLAWLDRDFEDMADPARYATNERERYKRLKRVSQLSRRQLSAAREVAAWRELEAQRRDVPRKWVVTDEQIVEACKREARSIDDLFMVRGLSDRLSTKDARTVVALIAAAVDASPDTWPEPDRCGKNEPNVDAELDLMCALVRLRAKQNGVAFPTLASHDDLSRVARGYREGIDLLRGWRRALVGEELLELLEGRLALSIDGSELRVERRD; this is translated from the coding sequence GTGTACATAGCAAACCAAGAAAACCTCGCGGCGTTCGTCGACCGCGCCATGCATTCGAGCGTGCTGGCCATCGATACGGAGTTTCTGCGCGAGAAGACCTACTATGCCAAGCTGTGCCTGATCCAGCTTGCGACCGACGACGAGACGGCCATCGTCGACCCCTTCGCGGTGGACGACCTGCGGGTGCTCGCGCCCGTGCTGCGCAACGAGGGCGTCATGAAGCTGTTCCACGCGGGCAACCAGGATCTCGAGATCCTGTTGCGCGAGGTGGGCGTGCTGCCGCACCCCCTGTTCGACACGCAGGTGGCCGCCGCGCTCCTGGGCCACACGCAGCAGATCGGCTACGCGGCGCTCGTGCACGCCGAGTGCGGCGTGACGCTCAAGAAGATCGACTCGTTCACCGACTGGTCGCGCCGCCCCCTGTCCGAATCGCAGCTGGAGTACGCGGCCGACGACGTGGTGTACCTGCCGCGCATGTACGAGCGCATGCGGGCGCAGCTTGTGGAGCTCGGCCGCCTCGCGTGGCTCGACCGCGACTTCGAGGACATGGCCGACCCGGCGCGCTACGCCACGAACGAGCGCGAGCGCTACAAGCGCCTCAAGCGCGTCTCCCAGCTGTCGCGCCGCCAGCTGTCGGCCGCGCGCGAGGTGGCGGCGTGGCGCGAGCTGGAGGCCCAGCGCCGCGACGTGCCCCGCAAGTGGGTGGTCACCGACGAGCAGATCGTGGAGGCCTGCAAGCGCGAGGCGCGCTCCATCGACGACCTGTTCATGGTGCGCGGACTGTCCGACCGGCTGTCCACGAAGGACGCGCGCACGGTGGTGGCCCTCATCGCGGCGGCGGTGGACGCGTCGCCCGACACCTGGCCCGAGCCCGACCGCTGCGGCAAGAACGAGCCCAACGTGGATGCGGAGCTCGACCTCATGTGCGCGCTCGTGCGCCTGCGCGCCAAGCAGAACGGCGTGGCGTTCCCCACGCTGGCCAGCCACGACGACCTGTCGCGCGTGGCGCGCGGCTACCGCGAGGGCATCGACCTTCTGCGCGGGTGGCGCCGCGCGCTCGTGGGCGAGGAGCTGCTGGAGCTGCTGGAGGGCCGGCTCGCCCTCAGCATCGACGGCTCCGAGCTGCGCGTGGAGCGCCGCGACTGA
- a CDS encoding diacylglycerol/lipid kinase family protein, with product MKLLVINNLSSGFGEGAVYDFVRSFVQDGDEVCLRSTDGTTGVSALLTDAASFDAVIASGGDGTVATVSYLLANTGIPVLPFPAGTANLLALNLASPMEPHALAKMVREGRTLDFDLGEIEVADRKFGFGIMAGAGYDAAIMHGAEAGKRLFGPMAYLSAAIANPMPQKSHFTIDLDGERVESDGLGILLVNFSKIQFDITVTHDNEPRDGEFNVVVLKAKTAFELIPAVLAGLLDRGGDFPDRTGALEIHRAREVRVEADPPMEVQYDGEATRLMTPFSARVIPRAARFFVSEEGYELFAAE from the coding sequence GTGAAACTGCTCGTCATCAACAACCTCTCGTCCGGCTTCGGGGAAGGAGCCGTGTACGACTTCGTGCGCTCGTTCGTCCAAGACGGCGACGAGGTGTGCTTGCGCTCGACGGACGGGACCACCGGCGTGAGCGCCCTGCTGACCGACGCCGCGTCGTTCGACGCCGTCATCGCCAGCGGGGGCGACGGCACGGTGGCCACGGTCAGCTACCTGCTGGCCAACACGGGCATCCCCGTCCTGCCCTTCCCCGCCGGCACCGCGAACCTGCTCGCGCTCAACCTGGCCTCGCCCATGGAGCCCCACGCGCTGGCGAAGATGGTGCGCGAGGGCCGCACGCTCGACTTCGACCTCGGCGAGATCGAGGTGGCCGACCGCAAGTTCGGCTTCGGCATCATGGCGGGCGCGGGCTACGACGCCGCCATCATGCACGGGGCGGAGGCCGGCAAGCGCCTGTTCGGCCCCATGGCCTACCTGTCGGCGGCCATCGCGAACCCGATGCCGCAGAAATCGCACTTCACCATCGACCTCGACGGCGAGCGCGTGGAGAGCGACGGCCTGGGCATCCTGCTCGTGAACTTCTCGAAGATCCAGTTCGACATCACGGTGACGCACGACAACGAGCCGCGCGACGGCGAGTTCAACGTGGTGGTGCTCAAGGCGAAGACCGCCTTCGAGCTGATCCCCGCCGTGCTGGCCGGCCTGCTCGACCGCGGCGGCGACTTCCCCGACCGCACGGGCGCCCTGGAGATCCACCGCGCCCGCGAGGTGCGGGTCGAGGCCGATCCGCCGATGGAGGTGCAGTACGACGGCGAGGCGACGCGCCTCATGACGCCGTTCTCGGCCCGCGTGATCCCGCGCGCGGCGCGCTTCTTCGTCAGCGAGGAAGGCTACGAGCTGTTCGCCGCCGAGTAG
- a CDS encoding helix-turn-helix transcriptional regulator, protein MNRSKALRDAAAAEPLPASTFAVLVCGLGLYLGWQTVGISPTLFPQPLSASASVLEPANYAQTALFLILLMVFAQVAKRRGSLLSCRPLVVGAPLAVCASTVCAYACGWVLDAPLGAAAGVVLEGSKAALLLVWAECLCRVRFRDTLLCVALVYVVAFALCLLVAGLEPMAALIVHAVFPLLSGVALLVLRSDDALASVEDARPREARTLARLPLRLFVGVGLFGAINLLTNSLSEAKSSATAELNTLLAGLAVSALIALFARSRGEKSDFMLLYRMLTPLIILSIIPVLTLESGNQHYEAYVIGAGWTFFRIFTWTLWCSIALRSHAPAACVFAAGQFALTACSTLAQVLYDGVLHTADVPLPVMISGVIALAVVTSAFVMSEGDIRRFFERRKTTKRLADDEGASAQCARSAAREFGLSKREEEIAVLVAQEKNNVVIQERLCITESTLRTHLRNMYAKMFVHSRQELADALRAYLEEE, encoded by the coding sequence ATGAACCGCAGTAAGGCGTTGCGTGACGCTGCCGCAGCGGAACCGTTGCCCGCGTCGACGTTTGCCGTGCTCGTGTGCGGGCTGGGGCTGTACTTGGGGTGGCAGACGGTTGGCATCTCGCCGACGCTGTTCCCGCAGCCGTTGAGCGCGAGCGCGTCGGTGCTCGAGCCTGCGAACTACGCGCAGACCGCGCTGTTTCTGATCCTGCTCATGGTGTTCGCTCAGGTGGCGAAGCGGCGGGGAAGCCTGCTGTCCTGCAGACCCCTCGTCGTAGGGGCGCCGCTCGCGGTATGCGCGTCCACCGTCTGCGCGTATGCGTGCGGCTGGGTGCTCGATGCGCCCCTCGGAGCGGCAGCCGGCGTGGTGCTCGAGGGATCGAAGGCGGCGCTTCTGCTCGTGTGGGCGGAGTGCCTGTGCCGCGTCCGCTTCCGCGACACGCTCTTGTGCGTGGCGCTTGTGTACGTCGTGGCGTTCGCTCTCTGTTTGCTGGTGGCGGGGCTGGAACCGATGGCGGCGCTTATAGTGCACGCGGTGTTTCCGCTGCTCTCGGGTGTCGCGCTGCTCGTGCTGCGCTCCGACGACGCGCTCGCGTCCGTCGAGGACGCTCGTCCCCGCGAAGCGCGTACGCTTGCGCGTCTGCCGTTGCGCTTGTTCGTAGGCGTCGGATTGTTCGGTGCCATCAACCTGCTGACGAACTCGCTTTCCGAGGCGAAATCGTCGGCCACGGCCGAGCTCAACACGCTGCTTGCCGGGTTGGCCGTGTCGGCGCTCATCGCTCTTTTCGCCCGGAGCCGCGGCGAGAAATCGGACTTCATGTTGCTGTACCGCATGCTCACGCCGCTCATCATCCTGAGCATCATTCCCGTGCTTACGCTGGAAAGCGGCAACCAGCACTACGAAGCGTACGTCATCGGAGCAGGCTGGACGTTCTTTCGCATCTTCACCTGGACGCTGTGGTGCAGCATAGCCCTGCGCTCGCACGCGCCGGCTGCCTGCGTGTTCGCCGCAGGGCAGTTCGCGCTCACCGCGTGCAGCACGCTCGCGCAGGTGCTCTACGACGGCGTGCTGCACACGGCCGACGTGCCGCTGCCGGTCATGATCTCGGGCGTCATCGCCCTTGCGGTGGTCACCTCGGCGTTCGTGATGAGCGAAGGCGACATCCGGCGGTTCTTCGAGCGGCGCAAGACGACGAAGCGGCTGGCCGACGATGAGGGCGCGTCAGCGCAGTGCGCCCGGAGCGCTGCGCGGGAGTTCGGGCTGTCGAAGCGGGAGGAGGAGATCGCCGTGCTCGTGGCGCAGGAGAAGAACAACGTCGTCATCCAGGAACGGCTCTGCATCACCGAAAGCACCCTGCGCACCCACCTGCGCAACATGTACGCGAAAATGTTCGTCCACAGCCGCCAAGAGCTGGCGGATGCGCTGCGCGCGTATTTGGAGGAGGAATAG